From Punica granatum isolate Tunisia-2019 chromosome 1, ASM765513v2, whole genome shotgun sequence:
AGCAAACAGAGGCTAATGAGGACACAATGTTAAGGACGCTACAGCTTTACTTAAGCAGTAGTGGTTGGCTTCGAACAGGaaattgtcaaaattttaGGCTCTATTTactttgagaaaattttccaacttcttggaaaattttcataaaaaatgaaaaatcgtAAAATAAGTGTTAAAATGAAGAATAACTTTTTTAGGAAAATAGATTTTTCTAATTCTACAAATTCAAAACAATTTAGAGAATTacttttagggaaaaagacaaaaaaactCCCTTGTGGTTTGGGGTCGGGACAAATCGCACCATATTCTTTTGTTTGGAACAATTTAGCCTCCATGTGGTTTGCTCCGTTAGACATAGGGGGTTAcggtgttaattttttttctattttcagtCCGAAATATTTagttttttaatcattttgatcgtaaatctttttcttttatcattattatcctcaacttcccctcccccctcccctttcgatttttcgttataggactaaaatgaaacaaaatggaaagttgaggataataatgataaaagaaaaagatttatgatcaaaatgattaaaaagctAAATATTGAGgattgaaaatggaaaaaaaaaattaacgtcgTAACCCCTATGTCTAAAGGAGTAAAATGGAAAGTTGAggataataatgataaaagaaaaagatttacaatcaaaatgattaaaaagttaaatattgaggactgaaaatggaaaaaaaaattaacgtcgTAACCCCCTATGTCTAACGGAGCAAACCACAGGGAGGTTAATTGTTCCAAACAAAAGAACAATGTGCGATTTGTCTCGATCCCAAACCATGAGCAAAATTTTTGGCTTTTTGCCTTACTTTTAATTAATAgctttccaatttttttcctctttattGGAAGGTTCTTCatcaatcatttttttaattatattaattatcatacttttaattaaaaagtcTTCAATGGTTATTAGATATTGAGtataagttaaaattttaaattttgagtTTGTAAACAcgatttctcatttttctatacaaaaataagtttagaaaatgagaagaaaaatttaaaaaactttTCTAAAGGTAAACTAGCCCTTATCCTCTTTCTGTCTTCTTGGAGCTAATCACCAAATCCCGATTTTGTGATGGCCGAGGCCCCTCCACCACCATCCTAACTCCTCTTCAAGcatctttattttctttatcttttcttcttagttttctcaattttgggttttattaaattttaaaaaaaaacctagTGAACAAGTTAACGAAAATTAAAAGTGGTTATAAATAAGATAATTTTGATTCAatctaaaaaataagaaaatattgcgagttgctttaattttaataatttatttcaattgaaatatatttggaaaaaagagtaaaatatatatttttttaaataaatccaaaaatttaataCATGATCATGCAAATagatcaataaaaataaattttattttttcgattataagtgGTGTCTATTGGCTAATACAACAATAACCAAATCTAAATAACAAGGCATGCAAATACTCTTGATGAGGATTGAATCCGAAATCTCATGATTTTGGTAACTTGTACCACTGTATCGAACCCCTTCCTcgacaaaataaattttgtttttgaaaagatacaaaaggaaaaagaaaatagtgtGAACCTATTTCGGCAGTGAGCGCGTATTCCCCATCCCTCAGGAAGCGAGCATGCCCAAAATCTGCCACCCGCACATGCAGAGCATCGTCCAAGAACACGTTGCTCGGCTTTAGGTCACGGTGCACGACCCTTGGCCTTTGTTCGTGGAGATACTGCATTGCCTGGGCAATCTCCACTGCCCTCGCGAGCCGCTCCTCCATGGGGGGCAACGGTAGAGAGGAGGCTAGGTCCCGCGGCTGGTGAGCCTTGCCGGGCCCATGGAGCCACTCCTTGAGGGTGGTGCTTAGGAGCTCGGTGACGACCCATGCACGGTCGGGCGGTTGGAGGCAGGCACCCATGAGCTGGAGCACGAAGCGGTGGCGTTGCCGGGAGAGGGTGTGGAGCTCCTGGGCGAAGAAGGCGGCGCCGCTGGGGTTGGAGTGGAAGAACTCCGGAGACATGTACTTCACCGCCACATCGAGGCCCCTCCACGTGGCCCTGTAAATGTCGGCCGTGCTCCCTCGGCCTATTTGATCTTTCATTTCGATCTACGTCAACATGCATAGGTTAGCTTACCAAACAGTTTACTACATTGATCTTTGACAAGGTCAATATATAGCAAACGATTGTCTTTAAAAAAAGGAgggggatatatatatatatatatatatatatatatatatatactcatcATATTAGTAAGGACTATTCTGTTTTGGATGTCAGCTTGTTCCCTAACTAGTTATGTACACGGTGTTTCCAATGTATTTCGAACCGCCTGCATTCACTATAGGAAAACACATTTTTACGAagttaattttgaatttaaagTATCACCTAAACTAATGCTTTTGTTGACACTTTTGAAAGCGCCATCTAAAATATAATTGGCATAGGTACGCACCGACACTTTATCAAAAGCAGTGCAATAGATTCACATATTGCAagtaaatttcatttattagaAACTCAATTTGTCGttgaatcacattatcataGTTAAGAAtgctccttttattttcgccTGGACTGTGCAAAAAGAATGATGGTCcaacaattaatttttgagATTGCTCCAATTATACGTATTATCTTTTGATTATTCCGGGAAGAATTTTCATGCAGTAAATGTCAAACGAAGTCGGACACATTTAAATCTTAATGTGTGAAACAAAATCGTGCAGGTAGTTGGGGCTTCGGTCCTGtaattcacccaaaacagTCGTGCGGGTAGTGATTTATAGGCCTAGCAATAGTCTCGGCCCATGATCAGGTCTAATTTGAAGAGATATATATTGAGGGAGTCTCACCTCGAGCGGGTCAATAGACCACCCATTAGCCCGGGCTTGGTTGGAGATGAGATCGAGGTCCGACGGTTGGGAGGGTACCAGGGCCGGGAACTGAGCTGGGCTGCCGTTCAGCCAGACGTTGTTGCCGATCATGAAATTGTGGGGGGAGAGGAGGCATTCTTGGGTGTCCTTCGGGTTCATGAGGAGGTGCAAGAAGCCATTCTCTTGGGCAACTTGGAGGCAGTACTTGAGGTAATCTTGAGTCCTCTCCATCCTCTTCCCGTACATGATCCTCAGCTCCTTCTGCTTCTGCACTTCTCTTTCCAGGTCTCTCACCTTGATTATTAAAGACCAAAGGAACAATCAACATATCGTATAATGGTCAGTCGGAACTGAAACCATCGGATTTAACTCCAAGGACACGGTTGTATCATGCCAACTACGTATTTATCGGAGCAGCATATATGGTCATAACTCACAGTTAAGTATGGTACACGGTCTCACTTTTGCTAATGGAACGATGTCTTTGATTCTAGAAGTAATTATATGTAACGGTGCACAGCGTGACTTCCTTCATGTGGTCCAATAATCAGTTTTCAcgcaagaagagaagaaacgTGAAGAGTGAAAAAATGAAGAGCACCAATacatactatatatatgcacattgTACCTGCTGCTCCAACTCAGAAATGGATTGTTCCGGTGACTGGTGGCTGCGATTCTGGAGAGGCTGCTGGTGGTGAGGGTGGCTATGGTTCGGGGAGGAGACAACGGCACCCATTGGCATTTCCAAGCAGCCGCTGAGGTTCCAGCAGCATGCTTGGGACCGCCGTGCATCTGCGGCGTTGCTCCTTCTTGGATTCCGTCCATCGGTATTGTTAGGGTTGTAGGTGCCGTTAAGGCTCATTATCatcaactaattaattatatataagtctCCGTTGTTAATGTGagaagagatagagagagagagagagagagagagagagagagagagagagagagagctggaAGAGGGAAATTAGAATAGACGACCTGTTGATTTTTCATAGACATGTTATGCGGAGTTTGGAAAAAAGACAATTCTCTTTGACGGATATTGTGAGGAAGAGGCAGACGCAGAGACAACCTCTTCCTGTTGTTGTTTCCGTTTTCTCGACAAGGGGCTCCTTCATGTAACAAATCAACAAGCCCATGGCATGCCGCCAGACGATCTGGACAAGAACACAAGTTCGGATTCCATCGTATTGGAAGAATATTCATGATCCATCCATCTGCTGTACCATACGACGGTATGATCATAAATTGTCCGATGGGTGCTTGCTTACACGGCCAATAGTACTTATACTGTGTTACGCGTACCATCAAATTGATTGGTTTTATTTTTGACTTGTACTCAGTGGATGCATAAGAAACTGAGTCCGTAATATGTCTAGGAATACTTAGGTCCACATTTACGAGCGACCAGATACCAATAGATTATCTAAACTCATTTTCTCAGCTGTTCCCACTCATGGAATAAATTGTTATGTATCCTGTATTGCCGTCAATTATTGATAAAATGAACCCTATATCAATCTCAATCTGACAAGCCGGTATTTTTCGGATCGGAGTCCCATGATCATTTCCTCCTTCCGAGCGTAGAATGGTCACACACTTCCGGTTGATTGGACATCGAAGGCCCATGAAGTCTCTTCTTATATGCAATTGCCACCGGACCCAGCACTGATGCATGTCATAGTAAAAACACAAGGGTTGGACCTATTAATTACATACTTCACCAGGAAGTGCCCCTTGTAGACGGCCTTTCCGATTTTTCCTCCAAAAGTGTTCCCAACTTCTCTCTTATTTTCGAGGCACACTTTAGTATCCTAAAATCCAATAGATCTGGCTGATTAATTCAACTTGAGTCTAATCAGTCCACTAAAAGCTAAATCTCTTCTAatgttaattattttcattcacaaaactcgaacCTGAAAACTTGTTTAACGAGAACAAACGCCGAATCGCTTGAAGAAACCGCACCGATACCTTTCTTTCATTTCTCTCATCAAATGGCAAGCCTTGCCAACTCAGCATGCCCTTACATTAACTAAATATTTTATCTGTGTGTTTCTCGAAATTATTATTCGTGACATAAGCTAGTGTATTGTATTATATAACTTGTTCGTCAGACATAGtatattaatttatgattgtacattttattttttagataataattacattgtttattaatagaaaatattaaattcataagtttttttttcctactaaaatactttattttcaaaatataatacTATATTAATACATTTTGCCGATAAGAATGgtaatcaaataataaaattattttaataaaagttaacgtaattaattagatttttttagttttaagATCATGAACTTTAAACATCttctaaatataataaaaccATCCTTATATTCAAAAGTTTTAACTTATATTAATACTAGAGTTTGTACTTTCGCTCTGCAGATATGGTTTTTAATGTATCTAATTAAGTATAATCTATTTTCAAAATGTGACGATcctatttattaataatatcgTAATGtacaaattttatttgatgaaatcaatgaaaaagaaattcaaaaagagTATTCGGTGTTTTATTTAGGGGGAATGAGAGCgtaaagagaagaaaaagagagggaaCGTAACTTCAGAGAGGGAGGGGAGAGAGAAGGAATGGGAGAGAATTAAAGAGGAATTGGTAGTCAAAGACAAATTCAAATCAGTTTGTTTCTCATGAGAACATTCTTTGGGAGAAGGAAAGTTATAGCGACTAACTTCCTTCCCCttctataataaatttatttacacattaatttttattaaatttacttaatCTTTTATCTCATACATGCATTATGCAGTCTCTGtgtactattttttttaaaaaaatttctctatgatgatgtatttttatttcattattaatatcttttaattttctacttagatcttttcatcaaattgatatttgctattcaattaaaaaatgaagtaTTTTGATTATCAGTGTATGGTAGTTAGTAAGGTTTCATGCATAATCTATCTGTGTGAATAGTATTGTCGTAGTCGAGTTTGATGACTTTAGAACCtcaagaagaaaattgatagCCGATCCAAACATTGGGGACGAAAGCAACAGTCATCTTTATGGCAGGCTAACTCCTAAGATCAAAGTGTAACTCCAATTAGATGggggaggaaaaagaagacAAATTGAGCCCACACGAGTGCCAATTGGAATTAGGTTGATTTGTCTTTATACTCAAAAAGTTAAAGCCCACTGGACCATTTCCATAATTGAGCCCACACGAGTGCTGGGTCGAATCGAATCGACCCACTAAAAGAGTAGAGCTCACagcgtaaattttttttttccgctaTTTTTTTCTCCTCCCCTTGCAGCATAAGTCCAagaatattgtaatttttttccctacaCAAATATCACAGTATctcatttttatgcaatttctcCTTGCAATTATACACTTAAATGACTATTATATGTAAAACACCGTAGACTAATATCTGCAatgtatgatttttttttccggttataATAGAGGTCAATGaacttgataaaaaaatagaaaataaatcgAAGTTAAGTGACACATAAGTATTCTTAGTGAGAATTGAACTCGGGATCTCTAAGTGAcgtttataaaattttatatttaattacttGCCAATGGAGTTTTACACCAAAGTATTCtccattttaaaaataattctcaaACTAGTCTTCTCCAGAAAATATTTCCCGATCTTGACTTCAATTTGCCACATGGCTGCCACCACCTTGCTATTCTCTCACGTGTCATCCATGTCGACAATTcacttaaaatttttattagtaaaaTTACCAAATCACCCCTGAGCGGAGGTCAGGAAGCTTTTACcccataaattattttttcgggAACATTTACATTGCCCCTCAAAACTATCGCTCGGGAAAATTTTCCCCCTACCGTTACTAGTTCTATTCAAACTAACAActaacataataataataataacaacaacaacaacaacaacaacaacaataataataataataataaagcaaaaacgaaagaaattaatgaaaaaaaaattaaaaaaaaagggaaacacGCCAAGACATTGTCGTGGCCTAGGAGCCCATGCTTTCTAATCATCACTGGCTATCACCCCTACGACATCGTCGATAGAGTTTGACACCACTGGTGACCTCGTCTTTAGTGGTATTAACTGGGTTGAGCCAAGGAGGTGCAAAGGGGCAAAAGTTGCTTGGTTTCATAGTTTTGGGAGCAAAAAGTTGCTCGGTCTCATAGTGTAGGGAAAGAtatgataatatttataattgaaattttaagtaGATCGTTGAGGTGGATGACACATAAGATAATGGTAAAGCAGGTGACAACCATGTGTCAACTTTAAGTTTAGATTGAGAAATATTTTATGGGGAAGATTAGTTTGAGAATTAtattcaaaatgaaaatttttttggtgaaaagcTCCGTGCGaatatcataaattttttaatggatTTTTGCCTTTAGACTCGGACTTTTGCCTCTACGAcaaagtcttttttttttttggtgaaatccTCTACGACACTCCAAAGGATTAAAGGAActagaacatatatatacaagaaACCCCATTTTGCCGAAATTGGCCAAGCAGCAACTGCTGATCCTGCCTTTAAATATCGTAAACAACCACATTGATGCCCCACATTGAGTGATCTGGTCTTAATCATGAAGTAGCACATGGTCTCAAGTTTGGAAAGTTCCCCTCTGCCCATtataaatatcataatatatatatataaactcattatatttatatacagaATATTtacacatttctcaatgaATTTCAGAAGGAAGAGTTTCCAAActcataattaattagataCAGTATTTTCATTATCAATTAAGTGATGGTAATTAGaagcttttaattttttaggaAGATCTTCATGATCAAAGAATTAACACATCCCCATATATCGTCCCCTTtcacaagaaaataaaaatatattgtaatatataaataaaatatataaaaagataaagGGATCGATCGATGTTCACTTTTCTCCATATATCATGCTCCCAAACTCAGTCTCAGGATGCAAAAAGGAATTGAATGcacccatatatttttttactaacAATTTTTCAGAATAATTGTATGTGCAGTGCAATAACATACGTCTTCGTCTAATAATCTAGAAACTTCATATTTGATTCTTAAGATAGGACTACCTGTgtctatttattaaattttctcatctTTTACGGTTTGACGATTTCTCATAAAGTGAGTGTTGATTACAATTTCTGTAAATGGTAACGTATGGGACTATTGCGTGCCCAAGTTATCACTTACATGCATTCTGATTGAAGTTCTTCCAAGAGTTTCTCATTATTTAGGGCTTAACAAATTCTCATAGAGTGAGTTTTGGATGAGTAACCAATCAAAATGTCTATAGTGATGAAGATGCCTTGGTACTgtgacagaaaaaaaaaagtttataagCGGAGAGATCTGGGACCATTATATGTCAAATTTACTACTTACATGTATTCTGATCTGCAGTTAAGTGTAACCCCTTGAATGAATATTTGCTTGTTCTCATATTCTTGGTGAAATTCCCCCATTGAAATTCAGCTAACAATTACTCTAAGGCAAGAAATTTACGGGTTTGGATGAATCAGAAGTTGTGCACATAAACAAAGAAAACGCGCCAGATTTAGCAGAACAAGGGGAGACTGGGAAAGATGACAAAACTAAGCAGAGGGCCAGAGAACAGAGAAGGGGAACAGAATCTGGAATTTCTGTCAGAATCCAAACAAAAAATCTTTGAGAGACACAGCTAACAACGACAAACAATCTAATGGAGGAAGGAAGCCGACGGGTTCTGTTCTGACTCTCTGTTCATTTGCTTCATTATCCACTCCGCTTTCACTTTACAACTGaaactgaaaaaaatgaaaaattaccaTAACAATATTATAAACAAGGTAATGTGGTTCCTCTGATTGATCATAGGCGGCATGAAACCATAGTTTGGATAACATTTCAACAGATGGTGCGATTCGAATCGAGCCGGGTGGTTTCATACACGGGGAACTCAAAAAGATCCGAACTCGAACAATTGAACACATCGTCATCGGTGTCGTTGCAGTACTCTTCATATTTGCTTAGACGGGTACTGCCTCGATGTAATTTTGTCTCAAGGCCGGTTGGCTGAGGTTGTAACCTCAAAAGCCCCTTCTCAGGTTCTTCGACCCAATCGCCGCAACGGTTACTCTCCCTTAGGGGCCGGCTTGTGGGGCGGTCTTGATCAGCTCTTCTCGACTGCGTCCTCCTGATCATCCATGCCTTCGGAATCGAAACCAGCAGTAGTCCCGAActgtctcctcctcctcctccttctggATACAGGCATTTGTGCTCGCCGGGTCTGCAATCTCCGTCCATGATCACACTGACAGGATGAAACCGGACACTCCTCTGAGCCCCATTTCCGACCTGTTCCCTCTTTGGGGGAGAGTGCCTGCTGAGACAGGACCGCGAGAACGTCGAGGAAGCGGAAGAGCATGTCGATGACTGGGACGAATGCATCTCCCTCTCCCAATTCACCTCGCCATCGTGAGAACGAACATCACCGGTCTTCTTTCTTATGGTCCTGTGACAGGACTCCTGTCACTTTTAGTAGTGCTCGCGGAAGATGAAAAGAGTGAATTGATGAAATTTACGAGTCTGCCGCCCGGCGAGATCGGCTGCTTCGACTTCCTCAACTGGTCAAACAAGATCAGCACCTTGGACCTCAGAACGCCATTACCGCCGCTTTCGTTGCTTAGCTTCGGACTGCTCTTTTCCTGAAACAGAGCCCTCTCTGTCTTCTTCGATTTCTCCGGCGCTTTAGTCCTCACCGGCTTAAGCCTCAGTGGTACGAAACAGGAGGTCCTCGTCTCCGATAACAGACTCGCTCTCCAATGAAGAAAACGGCCCCAAGCTCGACTCCGACGAGCAGGAACTCGTACTGAAACAAGGCGCGTCATTGCCGAAATTGTGATGGTGATCTTCGTAAAGCTGCGTCCATTGCAGATTAGAGGCCGTCTTCTCCATTGAGTTCCTTTCAAGATGAAGGGCTTCTTGAAGGGTCTTCTTCCCGCTAGACTCCGCCACATCTCTGTAAAATGAGGACGCTTCGGGCTCCGTAGTCTGATCACATCCTTCGTCGATTGAATTGAAGATTCTCTTGAGGACGGAAGAGGAGAAAGATGGGTTTTGCTGCTGCCGCTCGGAGAACATCTTCCTCCTGTACCGGAGATTGTCTTCCGGCTTCTTCATTGTTATCGAGGAGGGTGAAGCCGCCATGGGAGCCCCGTATGTTGAAAGCTCTGTAAATGGGAGTATTGCCTTGAAGTAAAGGAAGAGATGAGGAGAGTGAGGGGGGCTTCATATATAAGGGGGACGAGTTGATTCCATGCAATTTAATGCATTGCGCCCATGGTCCTATCCTTAATTTCAGCCAATCACAGGTCGGGCAAATGATGACGTGGCATCAGACATTGTCTTTTACTGTCTCGGGTAACCTAATCACAGCCTTGATTGAGGCAGAGAAATTATCATTTTCCCTTTGTAGAACAAGTTATTTACTTGATCtctcacccaaaaaagaagTTAATTATTACGACCACCAAAAGAAGTTAATTACTTGATAAATTTCTCATGTAATAAGCTGAAATGTGAGAACCAATGAGTTGTAGCTAGTTGATAACACCTTAGTGTTTCAAACACTAGGTTAGGGATTGAAGTCTTGGGAGCAAATAAGGGGAGAGAAGAGTCCCCATATATGTTGTTAAATACACTCACGGTAGTAATACTCCAACTATAAACTTGTGGATGGATGACGTTTTTCTGATACCTCATTGGGGTCGAGCTAACTAACCCATGCCCTTGGGTTCTTGTGTAACTATGGCTTAAATCGGATATTTCACAGCGGGATTTAGGCCTATACAGTTATGCTTGTGGGGTTGATACACCGATCCTCGACCCCTTTTTACCTATAAGAAAAGGCTGAAATGTTGATAAATTATGgacgattaattaaattatacgAGACAAAAAGAATTCTTAAATGGCAATTTCTTATGATAATATGGTAAGGAATAGCTAATAAGATTTTTGGAGTATACATACTACTTACATCCTAATAAAGCTTATTAATCTATTTACTGCAATTTTCGAGGTGCATCATTTGATATTGAGAAGCCCAATGGACTTTAACTAATTCAGGATTGAGTCAGGTCAGTGCATCTAGGATAAAATTCTACAAGCTTCATTCACAATATTCGAATTAGAGATCTTGCTTTAGTGAAATACGCTTCGAATCACTTGAAACAACATACGTTAACTTACTGCAATTCTATTTGTGTTTATTCATGTCATATGAGAAGTATCAAAGAACTTATCTCATCTGAATGACTATAATTTATGAGGAATTTTTTGATAATCCTATTTCACTAAACACCAGTCAAGTTATAATAAATAGGGGAGTAGATACCAACAAAAGTGTTGGTTGAGTGATAAGCACCTCACTCCCATAAGGAGTAGAACACAAGTTCGAATCCCAGGAAGCGCACTTGTTGGGAGGAAAAATAATCTTTAATACTTGATCtcccgactggattagtcagatCCCATTGGACTTTGGATACCAGGGTACacattggaaaaaaatagggGAGTAGATATTAATCACTCATAATTGTTTTTACTTGCAACAATATTATTAGTTTTTCTTCACTATACATTATGACGTAGAACTATCTAAGAATTTTTTTGTGATTCACATATAATGCTTGGTTTGAGAGTACTATTCTTTAAACAAAAGTGTTGAAatataattgttaaaaaataagtgttgATTTCATAATAAGTAAAAGTATTTGAGAGgtaacaatttaaaattattaaaattaaaataatatttaaaatagagAATAAGCAGAAGTTATTCTTATAACACCTAGTAACCCGATGGAGAAAATCACATTTCAAACCGCCAAAATCGACCAAACCAtggttttgaaattatttatcgAAAACTGTTTCTGCTTAAAAATTAGCAAACAAACACTTCTGCAACTGCAAACCGAACTCCCAATTGAAGCCTAAGAAGAATTAAGAAATCCCTACACTATTATAAATGAAgagatgcaatttttttttataagtaagaTGCAAAATTGTATGGATGTTATATTTACTTCCAAATATGTATCTGCCACATTTTTTGCACGAGAaagtttcttttattattttcctttaatctatatataatatataaaagcagtAGAGCAGAATCGTGATACCTCTATTTGAAAACCCTCAACTTCTGGTAAAATAGCCTTGATTACTCGAACCACTCCATTTGATAACTCTCAACTCCACGTGAattaacattttattttagttaaatGATATTTATTGGTGTTATATTCAACGAATTGTAAAAATTTGTCTCGATTATTTGcatgtaaattatttttgaaaaattaaaagttttctcGATTATCGGAAAACCAGGGTACACACCGGAAAAAAATAGGGTAGTAGATATTAATCACTCATAATTGTTTTTACTTGCAACAATATTATTAGTTTTTCTTCACTATACATTATGACGTAGAACTATCTAAGATTTTTTTCGTGATTCACATATAATGCTTGGTTTGATAGTACTATTCTTTAAACAAAAGTGTTGAAatataattgttaaaaaataaatgttgatTTCATAATAAGTAAAAGTATTTGAGAGGtaacaatttgaaattattaaaattaaaataatatttaaaatagagAATAAGCAGAAGTTATTCTTATAACACCTAGTAACCCGATGGAGAAAATCACATTTCAAACCGCCAAAATCGACCAAACcatggttttgaaattgttcaCCGAAAACTGTCTTGCTTAAAAATTAGCAAACAAACACTTCTGCAACTGCAAACCGAACTCCCAATTGAAGCCTAAGAAGAATTAAGAAATCCCTACACTATTATAAATGAAgagatgcaattttttttttataagtaagaTGCAAAATTGTATGGATGTTATATTTACTTTCAAATATGTATCTGCCACATTTTTTGCACGAGAaagtttcttttattattttcctttaatctatatataatatataaaagcagtAGAGCGGAATCGTGATACCTCTATTTGAAAACCCTCAACTTCTGGTAAAATAGCCTTGATTACTCGAGTCACTCCATTTGATAACTTTCAACTCCACGTGAattaacattttattttagttaaatGATATTTATTGGTGTTATATTCAACGAATTGTAAAAATTTGTCTCGATTATTTGcatgtaaattatttttgaaaaattaaaagttttctcGATTATCGAAAAGAACTCATCGAAATATGTGATATGCTTCAAGTTCAATGTGCTATATTTTCTATAGATATCCGGCAAAATTCATTTATTACACAATTACGGTCTCTCTATAAGAATATCATTCGTTTTATATGTCTAGACTATAAGTTTATTTATTGTGATCATGATTTTACTTATGTGACTgccttattatatatttttatctatattCATTTGCAAATCATATGTATTGAttatctattttgtaaaaaaataaaaattacggTGCAATGCCTAAAAATCAACTAGTTTAAGATTGtacaagaaaggaaagaattAAATAGGGGAGGATGAAAAATTATAGTAGAATGTTGagctttcctttttctctctctttttataGGTCAC
This genomic window contains:
- the LOC116203743 gene encoding serine/threonine-protein kinase STY46-like; protein product: MIMSLNGTYNPNNTDGRNPRRSNAADARRSQACCWNLSGCLEMPMGAVVSSPNHSHPHHQQPLQNRSHQSPEQSISELEQQVRDLEREVQKQKELRIMYGKRMERTQDYLKYCLQVAQENGFLHLLMNPKDTQECLLSPHNFMIGNNVWLNGSPAQFPALVPSQPSDLDLISNQARANGWSIDPLEIEMKDQIGRGSTADIYRATWRGLDVAVKYMSPEFFHSNPSGAAFFAQELHTLSRQRHRFVLQLMGACLQPPDRAWVVTELLSTTLKEWLHGPGKAHQPRDLASSLPLPPMEERLARAVEIAQAMQYLHEQRPRVVHRDLKPSNVFLDDALHVRVADFGHARFLRDGEYALTAEIGTYVYMAPEVIKCEPYDEKCDVYSFGVIVNELVTGDHPYIDIDAGPAKIAMEVAEGILRPALPADNDVQLGELIELICLSWNQDPSLRLPLSSITPKLKEIQRKFAEINVS